AAGCCCGTTGTAAAAAACCTGGGTGTTTTAATGGACGGTGACTTTAAACTAGATAAACAGATTAATTTGGTAGTTAAATCGTGTTTTTATCAGTTAAGGCAATTATCTAAAGTCAAGTCATTTTTATCTTTCACTGATTTTGAGAGGGTCATCCATGCTTTTATATCATCCCGTCTGGACTATTGTAATAGTCTCTATGTGGGCATTGATAAGACATCCCTAACACGCTTGCAGAGGGTACAAAATGCAGCTGCACGTTTATTAACTGGGACACGTAAACGAGACCACATTACACCTATTTTAGCTTCTCTTCACTGGTTGCCCATTCCTTTTAGAATTGATTTCAAGATTttacttttagtttttaaatcattaaacaaCAATGCTCCaaaatacatttcaaatctATTACAGCCATATGCTCCATCTAGAGCACTTAGGTCTGCTGGGCAGCTGCTTTTAGTCTCCCCCAATGCAAGATTGAAGAGCAGAGGTGAACGTGCCTTTGCAGTAGCGGGCCCGAAACTATGGAATAATTTACCTTTGTACATTAGGCAGGCACCTTCACTTACtgtttttaaatcttatttaaaaacatatttgtatAGTGCAGCATATAACGCAGTATGAGAGCTACCTGTTAGGAGTTATTTTTAAGTGTGTATTACTGATTACTGTTGTTTTTATTggatattttattgtatttttattttattgtgtttttaattttttatcttatatttattttatgctttttaattttctgtttattttatacagtatgtacagcactttggtgaACACCTGCTGTTTTAAAAAGGTGCTCTATAAATAaactttgatttgatttgatttgataaTTCAGGCTGAGCACACTTTGTGCAGCCAGCGCAGACATGTTTCACAAGTAGCTATAATTCAGGTACAATTATTATGTGAGGTTTAGGTCATGTTTTCACTCATCTGTACTTTTGAAGAATAAAACTGAGGAACAGAGAGCTTAAACGTGGAAGGGGGAGAGAAAGTGGTGCTCTCTACTTCTCCCACAGCGTCCACAGATTAAaagtaaagaaaatatataaatgtatttttggaGTTCTAGATTGGGTGGGTCCTGATTCATTTTCAATGCAGGGAAACCCTGCTGCAATAATAAGATGATGTCTGCATCATTTCACTTTGACATGTGTAACTAATTTTTATTTGAAACCTTGATCCtcgatttaaaaaataaataaaattgtgaTTGATACATGAGAAACATATGGTGAATGTTTTATtgacattaaatgttttaatgtctcTTCTTTCATCTCTATTTCACACCTATAGAGTGAAAGTGATTGAGATCTTCAGTGAAGCTCCTCCTACAACAATCCACCAATAAATGCTGgagtcaaacacacagagaaatcactccatgtgtgacaactgaaatcttcatgacataatgttgatgctggtgaaagaggagtttgagaagatgacagatccacaaccatgtagaataaaggatgaagatactgaggaacaaataggttggtgtctatttttcaatctttatttttaaaacattggcATTGAGAAACATGAGATGATAACTTTCTGCTTCTATAATAGATTTAGTAGAATTAGATTGAAACATCAGGAAAagagttttatccaaagcaactttcaGTGGATTAATGATTGTGATCTCCAAGCAATGCCCTACTACAGTTAAACCTCATGTTGTGTTTACTTAAACCAAaaatagtatttttattttatcagaCTGAAATTTGTTGACTTTATTCATAAAGACACTTGAGGTGTTTCTGGTCAAAAATGACCGGCCTACAGAAAACAGTTTATAACCAGGACTTTCTAATGTCTCAGACAGAAGAGAGAAAAGGAAGAGATGCACATTGTGTGCCCCAAAAGACGTTCAAACAAGCACTGTCTGTTTTAAATGCAAAGCGCCCATTAACAAGGCACTTGAAATAGGCTATTGTCATTCATGTACATACgttcagtaaatgcattagaTGCATGCTTCATTTACATGAGCTCACACAAAGttgatgtcattttgaaaaaatcAGAAATCCtacaaatgttttgtaaagGGGAATGGGCAAAATTCCTTTTGAGCAatgtgcaggtctgattcagaacACCTGAAAGAGGTTCAACAAGCTATTAAATCCAAGGTTTTACTTCGATTTTCCTttagcactgtgaatgtttaatggagGTTTACCACAAATAAACAAGAAACTAGAATTGTTAgtgtgttgtcagcttatgcacattgtgtttgtctattgttgtgacctagatgaggatcagatcacattttatggcaaatcactgtagaaaaccgTTCATTTCTGGTGATTCACATACTTTTTATTGCCACTGTATGAACAGTGGCAGAGCTAGAATTAAATGGGGTGAGTAAGGTTAATTTACAGGGTTCATAGAGCATGAAAGAAAACCATAAAAAGCCCACTTAAAAATGGCATTACATCACCCATGGTGATTTAGTCATGGTCATTTTAATATTGCCAAACATTTTCACAGATAATGCTTTTTCACAAAACATTTAGGTGCATAAGCTCAGATTTATAAGttcaaaacagaaataaaaaccaGTCCTAACTAAATGAAAACAAgttgacaaaaatatataatctaATATTTAGTGATATTGGAAACGCCACAAGTGTTAGAGGGTTTTGAACAAAGCATAAGAGTTGAACTACAATGGATACATGAcaatctcaaatgtgttttgtcattctggtttatcaatatgaactatttactgtcttcattttagatatgatggaagtgaaagaggagagtcaagctgaagtggatgagaaacatcagattgtaaaaataaaccataatgtttcacagaaagaaactctgaagacagaagacataaagtgtgaaaatagTTTCAGAGAAGATGAACGCCCTGAAGATCACAAGAGGACTCACAGTGAGAagaaacctttcacatgtcaacagtgtggaaagagtttcacctCTCAATCGAACCTTAACCGGCACAAGAAAACTCACGAGGGGAAAATGTCATGTGCATGCCAACATTGTGAAAAGAGTTTCCCGGATAAAAGTCAACTTAAGAGACACATGATgactcacactggagagaaacctcacgCATGTCTTCAGTGTGAGAAGAGTTTCAGAGATAAAACGAGACTTGAGGCTCACATGAGAaatcacaccggagagaaaccttacatatgtcttcagtgtgaaaagagaTTCAGTACGTGGAGCAACCTCAAATCACACATGATAACTCACAGTGAAAAGAAACCTCACgcatgtcttcagtgtgaaaagagtttcagaaATAAATGTGGACTTGAGATACACATAAGAAtacacactggagagaaaccttacatatgctctcagtgtgaaaagagtttcagaaCAAAACATTACCTTAGAGCACACATGAGGAtacacactggagaaaaaccatTTACTTGTCatctgtgtggaaagagtttcaaagATAAAAGTTATCTTAAGGACCACtcaagaattcacactggagagaaaccacacGCATGCCAtgagtgtgaaaagagttttaaaATTGCAGGTGACCTTAAAAAACATTTGAGGATTCACAGCGGAGAGAAACCTTGCActtgtcaacagtgtggaaagagtttcagaacaAAACCTAACCTCAACATacacatgaggattcacaccGCAGAGAAACCGATCACTTGACAGcactgtgaaaagagttttaaaactgcaggtgaccttaagaaacatttgagaattcacactggagagaaaccttacacttgtcaacagtgtggaaagagtttctctGCTGAAGGAAACCTTAAGATACATgaaagaattcacactggagagaaaccttacagaTGCCATGAGTGTGAAAAATGTTTCATAAGTAAAGGCAACCTTACAGCACACATGAAA
This window of the Misgurnus anguillicaudatus chromosome 19, ASM2758022v2, whole genome shotgun sequence genome carries:
- the LOC129422356 gene encoding uncharacterized protein, encoding MEVKEESQAEVDEKHQIVKINHNVSQKETLKTEDIKCENSFREDERPEDHKRTHSEKKPFTCQQCGKSFTSQSNLNRHKKTHEGKMSCACQHCEKSFPDKSQLKRHMMTHTGEKPHACLQCEKSFRDKTRLEAHMRNHTGEKPYICLQCEKRFSTWSNLKSHMITHSEKKPHACLQCEKSFRNKCGLEIHIRIHTGEKPYICSQCEKSFRTKHYLRAHMRIHTGEKPFTCHLCGKSFKDKSYLKDHSRIHTGEKPHACHECEKSFKIAGDLKKHLRIHSGEKPCTCQQCGKSFRTKPNLNIHMRIHTAEKPIT